The proteins below are encoded in one region of Patescibacteria group bacterium:
- a CDS encoding DEAD/DEAH box helicase, whose amino-acid sequence MNTKTKNRPSRSSSGSTRRNTSSNHKFGRSKFNSNNNKRRDLSRSGGGGRRGGRKIPTFDPSQFINTNPVNVVEETYKPKHNFGTFGLNPKLVEKIASLKLEIPSPIQDQIIPEILKGNDVIGIAETGTGKTAAFLIPLIEKTIKDGNRQTLILAPTRELALQINEELLQLSRGFGIYSTVCVGGINIRPQIKSLSRKNHFVIGTPGRVLDLIKRKSFVPSKITTVVLDEADRMLDMGFINDMRSILSQTPQNRETLFFSATITKETEGLVHDFLRNPTTISVKKKDVANNISQDVVRFEHNSRFEKLLELLLNTEFKRVLIFGAMKHSVAKLATQLTAGGVLSESIHGNKSHIQRQRALKSFKEGKVRILVATDVAARGIHIDNVTHVINYDLPSTFEDYVHRIGRTGRGTNRGKALTFISK is encoded by the coding sequence ATGAATACAAAAACTAAAAACCGACCAAGTCGGAGCTCTTCAGGTTCGACTCGACGAAATACTTCTTCAAATCATAAGTTTGGACGTAGTAAATTTAATAGCAACAACAATAAACGACGCGACCTATCAAGAAGCGGTGGTGGTGGGCGTCGTGGTGGTCGAAAAATACCAACATTTGACCCATCTCAGTTCATAAACACAAACCCTGTTAATGTTGTTGAGGAAACATATAAACCGAAACATAATTTTGGTACTTTTGGTCTTAATCCAAAATTGGTAGAGAAAATTGCATCGCTAAAACTAGAAATTCCTTCCCCTATCCAAGACCAGATTATTCCAGAGATTCTCAAGGGAAATGATGTTATTGGTATTGCAGAAACAGGAACTGGCAAAACTGCTGCATTTCTTATTCCACTTATTGAAAAAACAATAAAAGATGGGAATAGGCAGACCCTTATTCTAGCTCCGACAAGAGAGCTCGCTCTACAAATCAACGAGGAGTTGCTCCAACTTTCACGTGGCTTTGGAATCTACTCTACAGTCTGCGTAGGTGGCATAAATATACGCCCACAAATAAAATCTCTGTCCCGAAAAAATCATTTTGTTATCGGTACACCAGGACGTGTGCTTGATTTAATTAAACGTAAAAGTTTTGTACCTTCAAAGATAACTACTGTTGTTCTGGATGAAGCAGATCGAATGCTCGATATGGGATTCATCAACGATATGAGATCAATTCTTTCACAAACACCACAAAACAGAGAGACTTTGTTTTTTTCCGCAACGATAACAAAAGAAACAGAAGGTCTTGTGCATGACTTCTTGCGCAATCCAACCACTATCTCAGTAAAGAAAAAGGATGTTGCAAACAATATTTCTCAAGATGTAGTTCGTTTTGAACATAACTCAAGATTTGAGAAACTACTTGAATTACTTTTAAACACGGAATTCAAACGTGTTCTTATATTTGGTGCGATGAAACACAGTGTCGCAAAGCTTGCAACACAACTTACTGCGGGAGGAGTTCTGTCAGAATCAATCCATGGAAACAAGTCTCATATACAACGTCAACGTGCTCTTAAGAGTTTTAAGGAAGGCAAAGTACGCATTCTTGTTGCAACAGATGTTGCCGCACGTGGTATACACATTGATAATGTTACACATGTTATAAACTACGACTTGCCTAGCACATTTGAAGACTACGTACACCGCATAGGTAGAACAGGACGTGGTACCAATCGTGGTAAAGCACTTACATTTATATCTAAATAA